The following are encoded in a window of Caldicellulosiruptor danielii genomic DNA:
- a CDS encoding ArsR/SmtB family transcription factor: MEERIYKRISEYFKALSHPTRIKIIELLAKSEMCVCEMMAKLQLDQSHISRHLIILKSNGMVEDRREGNRVFYRIVDKNVIEIVEKVKEKF, encoded by the coding sequence ATGGAAGAGAGGATTTATAAAAGAATTTCAGAATATTTCAAGGCTCTTTCTCATCCAACAAGGATAAAGATTATTGAACTTCTTGCAAAGTCAGAGATGTGCGTTTGTGAGATGATGGCAAAACTTCAATTAGACCAATCTCACATTTCACGGCATCTTATAATTTTAAAGAGCAATGGTATGGTTGAAGACAGGAGAGAAGGAAATAGGGTTTTTTATAGAATAGTAGACAAGAATGTAATTGAGATTGTAGAAAAAGTCAAAGAAAAATTCTGA